The following coding sequences are from one Bifidobacterium sp. window:
- a CDS encoding dihydrofolate reductase family protein has product MKTYFYTASSLDGFLATSEHSLDWLFAQDFAEDGPMSYTSFIRSIGALVMGSSTYRWLLDHQTTWEYDLPTWVFSHKEMRVPEGANIHLVQGNISDHFTDIVTSAEEYADNTPVETVGTVEQNTTQQGRRNNVWVMGGGDLAGQFADVGLLDEIWIQFAPVTLGSGQQLLPRKIQLQLLETAVNNDFVCTRYQVTRDGVEKWGQ; this is encoded by the coding sequence ATGAAGACATATTTCTATACTGCTTCAAGTCTTGACGGATTTCTTGCAACATCGGAACACAGTCTAGATTGGCTGTTTGCGCAAGACTTTGCTGAAGATGGACCGATGTCATATACCTCATTTATTCGCTCAATTGGGGCTCTGGTGATGGGGAGTTCTACATATCGGTGGTTGCTCGACCACCAAACAACCTGGGAATATGACTTACCAACATGGGTCTTTTCTCACAAGGAAATGCGCGTTCCTGAAGGTGCGAATATTCATCTCGTTCAAGGCAATATAAGTGACCATTTCACCGATATAGTAACGAGTGCAGAAGAGTATGCAGATAATACTCCTGTGGAAACTGTTGGAACAGTTGAGCAGAACACCACTCAACAGGGTCGAAGAAACAACGTATGGGTTATGGGTGGCGGAGACTTAGCTGGGCAATTTGCTGATGTGGGATTACTTGATGAAATCTGGATACAGTTTGCTCCTGTGACATTAGGTTCAGGGCAACAGTTATTACCGAGGAAGATACAGCTGCAACTACTCGAAACAGCTGTGAATAATGACTTTGTTTGTACTCGATATCAAGTGACCAGAGATGGTGTGGAGAAATGGGGCCAGTAA
- a CDS encoding LacI family DNA-binding transcriptional regulator: MATITDVAELAKVSKNTVSRYLNNRGYISQQTRDNIQQAIDFLHYRPNQIARSLYSNKTNIVGLVIPDVTQPFFAKMASLIEDELDKNGYRMILCNTMHSSVKEQKYIDLLIGNKVDGIIIGSHSVDINYKDIDAPIVALDRWLADDIPVVSANHTQGGILAAQAMMERNCKNVVQLVANSKVLSPSSQRHQVFAEQMKANGIRCLTYELKLNQFEFQTYLETADDFFNENPEVDGIFASDLVALAFQKKALERGIQIPQDLFLFGYDGSFIYQTAYPELPTVVQPYKELSETIVHVLVEKMSGKQLSRLSYTLPVKLSKDEQIKSEPNFEPRLLTSFPD; this comes from the coding sequence ATGGCCACCATAACAGATGTTGCAGAACTCGCGAAGGTTTCTAAGAACACCGTTTCGCGTTACCTCAATAATCGAGGTTATATATCTCAACAGACGCGTGACAACATTCAACAGGCCATTGATTTTCTCCATTACCGGCCGAACCAGATAGCACGTAGCTTGTATAGCAATAAGACAAATATCGTTGGTTTGGTTATTCCAGATGTTACACAGCCATTCTTCGCCAAAATGGCCTCATTAATTGAAGACGAGCTCGATAAGAATGGCTATCGGATGATCCTATGTAATACGATGCATTCTTCAGTTAAAGAGCAAAAATATATCGATTTGCTGATTGGCAATAAAGTTGATGGAATAATTATCGGAAGTCACTCGGTGGATATTAACTACAAAGACATCGATGCTCCCATTGTCGCTCTTGACCGCTGGCTCGCGGATGATATTCCTGTTGTGAGTGCCAATCACACACAAGGTGGAATACTCGCTGCTCAGGCGATGATGGAGAGGAACTGCAAAAATGTTGTTCAACTTGTTGCAAATTCTAAAGTTCTTTCTCCCTCTTCTCAACGACATCAGGTTTTTGCCGAGCAGATGAAGGCAAATGGTATTCGCTGTTTAACATACGAGCTCAAACTCAATCAGTTCGAGTTTCAAACATATCTTGAAACTGCTGATGACTTCTTTAACGAGAACCCTGAAGTTGATGGTATCTTTGCCTCTGATTTGGTTGCTTTAGCTTTTCAAAAGAAAGCTCTTGAACGAGGTATACAAATACCGCAAGATTTATTTCTTTTCGGTTATGACGGATCGTTCATTTATCAAACTGCATATCCGGAGCTCCCAACAGTAGTGCAGCCGTATAAGGAATTATCTGAAACTATTGTTCATGTGCTAGTTGAAAAAATGAGTGGTAAACAGCTCTCAAGGCTATCGTATACTTTGCCGGTGAAGCTTTCGAAAGATGAGCAAATCAAAAGCGAGCCAAACTTCGAGCCGCGCCTTCTTACATCCTTTCCCGATTAG
- a CDS encoding glycoside hydrolase family 32 protein, translating into MSQNLMHASIEEAQKFIDRHVTTVAQAGMRQRYHFMGQCGWINDPNGLIYFRGEYHLFFQFNPFSGFWGKMYWGHAVSTDLVHWKYLPVALAPSEFYDDHEQGGCFSGSAIEKDGKLYLLYTGCSNQGTGLRQTQNVAMSDDGIHFTKYAGNPVIVPPSDVPQDCFRDPKVWEHEGTYYLVCGAQREGHAQALLYCSRDLLHWEYKNVLFESRGEWGNMWECPDFFQLGTKWVLLCSPIGAGERKVVYFVGDFDYTTGKFVSHTNDEIDWGLDFYAPQTFLAQDNRRIMVGWANEWQWMKDWKDWGPTYQEGWCGSFGVPREIEIRDDGRLSFVPVSELQSLRGDRRSVSELHVTQNQVVDIQAGDGVSFEMSLVIDMLRTRASSIELSLRKGEGKQTTCTVDLAHGLVLVDRNNADGWSQGISKSPLNVFGKHQLDVHMYSDQSSLEIFIDEFTNVHSLNIFAPSSQNRIEIKAIGGEAVLKHVLSFGMQEPRGE; encoded by the coding sequence ATGTCTCAAAACCTCATGCATGCCTCCATCGAAGAGGCACAAAAGTTCATTGACCGGCACGTAACCACGGTCGCTCAAGCAGGTATGCGTCAGCGTTACCATTTCATGGGTCAATGCGGATGGATTAACGACCCGAATGGATTGATTTATTTTAGAGGAGAATATCATCTCTTCTTCCAATTCAATCCCTTCAGCGGGTTTTGGGGCAAAATGTATTGGGGACATGCAGTCAGTACGGATCTTGTCCATTGGAAGTACCTGCCTGTAGCTTTAGCGCCGAGCGAATTCTACGATGACCATGAGCAGGGTGGATGTTTTTCAGGTTCTGCAATTGAAAAAGATGGGAAGCTCTATCTGCTGTATACAGGTTGTTCTAATCAAGGTACAGGGTTACGTCAAACACAAAATGTTGCAATGAGTGATGATGGTATTCATTTTACGAAGTATGCTGGCAATCCTGTAATTGTGCCACCAAGTGATGTCCCTCAGGACTGCTTTAGGGATCCTAAAGTGTGGGAGCATGAGGGCACTTATTACCTAGTGTGTGGCGCACAGCGTGAAGGCCATGCTCAGGCATTGTTATATTGCTCTCGGGATTTGCTGCACTGGGAGTATAAGAATGTTTTGTTCGAGTCTAGGGGAGAATGGGGCAATATGTGGGAGTGCCCAGATTTCTTCCAACTTGGCACGAAGTGGGTTTTGCTATGTTCTCCAATCGGGGCTGGGGAGAGAAAAGTTGTGTATTTTGTTGGTGATTTTGACTACACCACAGGAAAGTTCGTGAGCCATACAAATGATGAAATAGATTGGGGCCTAGATTTTTATGCCCCACAAACCTTTTTAGCTCAAGACAACCGTAGAATCATGGTCGGTTGGGCTAATGAGTGGCAGTGGATGAAGGACTGGAAGGATTGGGGTCCAACATATCAAGAAGGTTGGTGTGGTTCGTTTGGTGTCCCCAGAGAAATAGAGATTCGCGATGACGGGAGATTGAGTTTCGTTCCAGTGAGTGAACTGCAAAGTCTGAGAGGTGATAGGCGTTCGGTCTCCGAGTTGCATGTTACGCAGAATCAAGTGGTAGACATTCAAGCGGGTGACGGTGTCTCGTTTGAAATGTCATTGGTGATTGACATGCTCCGGACTCGAGCATCCTCAATTGAGCTGTCACTCAGAAAAGGTGAGGGCAAACAAACTACTTGTACTGTTGATTTGGCACACGGTTTAGTACTGGTCGATAGGAATAATGCCGATGGATGGAGCCAAGGAATTTCAAAAAGTCCTCTTAATGTGTTCGGTAAACATCAGTTAGATGTTCATATGTATTCGGATCAGAGTTCGTTAGAGATATTTATCGATGAGTTCACAAACGTTCATTCGCTGAATATTTTTGCGCCTTCATCGCAGAATAGAATCGAAATCAAGGCTATTGGGGGAGAAGCAGTGCTGAAGCATGTTCTCAGTTTTGGAATGCAAGAGCCTCGCGGGGAATAA
- a CDS encoding carbohydrate ABC transporter permease: protein MFHERFGRNKSDNFWMIAMYVLAGIFLLAFVFPYLYMLFSSFKPSNEVISVNPTFFPERWSLENYRSVFQTSDIGTNFANSFIAALVSTIICLLLGSLASYAISRTAVSRFSNFLLVLVLCLKMIPMSSIVVPIYGLVQQFGFYDYLPVLCIVYAGVNMPFVLWMMISFFKEVPVELDEAAAVDGAGPLKSFIRVILPVVTPSLISTGIFTFLLAWNDFLVALLLTSSDAKTVPVALSEFLTSYNLDLGPMTGAAVLFSFPVIIISFFLQRYLVSGMLAGSVKG from the coding sequence ATGTTCCACGAACGGTTTGGTCGTAATAAGAGCGACAATTTCTGGATGATAGCAATGTATGTGCTTGCAGGAATATTTCTGCTAGCTTTCGTTTTTCCATATTTGTATATGCTGTTTTCCTCGTTTAAACCATCGAACGAGGTCATATCGGTAAATCCAACGTTCTTTCCTGAGAGATGGTCGTTAGAGAATTATCGCAGCGTCTTCCAAACGTCAGATATTGGCACAAATTTTGCAAACAGTTTTATTGCAGCCTTGGTTAGTACCATAATTTGTCTACTTCTTGGGTCCTTGGCTTCATATGCAATATCACGTACTGCAGTCTCACGATTTAGCAATTTTTTGTTGGTGTTGGTGCTGTGTCTAAAAATGATTCCTATGTCGAGCATCGTAGTTCCAATATACGGTTTGGTGCAGCAATTTGGATTTTATGACTATCTGCCGGTGCTATGTATTGTTTATGCGGGTGTCAATATGCCTTTTGTGCTGTGGATGATGATTAGTTTCTTTAAGGAAGTCCCAGTTGAACTTGATGAAGCTGCTGCTGTGGATGGTGCAGGGCCACTAAAATCGTTCATTCGAGTCATCCTTCCCGTGGTTACTCCAAGTTTGATTTCTACAGGAATTTTCACATTCCTCTTGGCTTGGAACGACTTCCTTGTAGCGCTGTTGCTTACTAGTAGCGATGCCAAAACGGTTCCAGTCGCACTCTCTGAGTTCTTGACTTCATATAATCTTGATCTTGGTCCAATGACGGGTGCCGCGGTACTCTTCTCCTTCCCCGTAATAATTATTTCCTTCTTCCTTCAACGGTATTTAGTATCCGGAATGCTTGCGGGATCCGTTAAGGGATAG
- a CDS encoding carbohydrate ABC transporter permease translates to MIINLHRKDNFSHTVPKKRRMLSSTIERKTLGFFFLPAGLFMVAFLLFPLLKLVYDSFFAVGDNYEGRTFIGFANYIKAFTSQQFQSGSLHTLVYVVVAVGLETVLGLVLAVILTNKYRGFKAIRTFLLSPLMIAPLVAGLVWKFMLSSQFGIVNVLLVKVGIIQSTDSILWLADSRFSLLACIIADVWLTTPFMMLMFLAGIQSIPESLYESAAVEGANKWQIITKIILPSIKGVLFSTLVIRVIDAARTFDIIWAMTQGGPQGSSELLSVQIYKMLQRYGDVGYASAMAVIFIIVLIGLTLFAQHKQNRD, encoded by the coding sequence ATGATTATAAATCTACACAGGAAAGATAATTTTTCTCATACTGTTCCCAAGAAACGACGGATGCTGAGCTCAACGATAGAAAGGAAAACTCTAGGTTTTTTCTTCCTACCTGCCGGTTTATTCATGGTTGCTTTTCTCTTATTTCCTTTGCTCAAATTGGTTTATGATAGCTTCTTCGCTGTCGGGGATAACTATGAAGGGCGTACATTTATTGGGTTTGCGAATTATATAAAAGCGTTTACTTCGCAACAATTTCAATCAGGTTCACTCCATACCTTGGTATATGTCGTGGTTGCCGTAGGTTTAGAGACTGTTTTAGGTCTTGTGCTTGCAGTAATTCTTACAAATAAGTACCGAGGATTTAAGGCGATTCGGACCTTTTTGCTTTCCCCACTGATGATTGCTCCTCTTGTGGCTGGTCTTGTCTGGAAATTCATGTTGAGCAGCCAATTTGGAATCGTGAATGTATTGCTTGTCAAAGTAGGCATCATCCAATCAACAGATAGTATTTTGTGGCTTGCAGATTCTAGGTTCTCGTTATTAGCGTGCATTATCGCGGACGTCTGGCTAACCACACCATTCATGATGCTCATGTTTCTCGCCGGAATTCAGTCGATTCCAGAAAGCCTGTATGAATCTGCTGCTGTCGAAGGTGCGAATAAGTGGCAAATAATCACTAAAATAATTCTGCCCAGTATCAAGGGCGTGCTATTTAGCACATTAGTGATCAGAGTTATTGATGCTGCTAGAACTTTCGATATTATCTGGGCAATGACTCAGGGGGGTCCACAAGGATCGTCTGAATTATTGAGTGTCCAGATTTATAAAATGCTTCAGCGCTATGGGGATGTGGGATACGCCAGTGCTATGGCTGTTATTTTCATCATTGTGTTAATAGGTCTCACGCTTTTTGCGCAGCACAAGCAGAATAGGGATTAG
- a CDS encoding ABC transporter substrate-binding protein has translation MQICGSVREKSFTKLHIVVSLKNICSPFKLCIEQTLKSQHTTQYASFLVTEKGSKMKHKMQTLISVVVTAAAVLSLAACGSSSAESKTLSILVEGGGPAEKVARSNAAEFEKETGYKINIDTSPYSGLYDKLKAETDSSKATHDLAVIDVLWFPALAKGLSSVDGVLSSSEESDLMPQLKEGGTIDGKLLGIPTWTNAKILLYRKDLFENEANKTAFKEQYGYDLKVPTTWAEYRDTAKFFTKDDMYGTAIIGQTGADSVTGWLEFATQAGANNLVLGKGNKPNLGDKAYSQALDYMRDLVKDGSIPADYLSLGTSEISNMFNQGKIAMQLTWAHFYLSSAEELGDKVGAAPMIAGSAGVGAIPGPWYEVVMKNSKKQDIAKKYLEFMYGKNEGYMETLGVAARKSVFAKYEDNAKYAHVKALETTLAAKQTQNRPATKMWTEIETEILSPLVQNSLKGANTKDELSKAQQSIEDLLG, from the coding sequence GTGCAGATTTGTGGCAGTGTAAGAGAAAAGAGTTTTACAAAACTACACATAGTCGTGAGTCTTAAAAACATTTGTTCGCCATTCAAGCTGTGCATAGAGCAGACACTCAAGTCGCAACATACAACTCAATACGCATCGTTTCTTGTTACTGAGAAAGGTTCAAAGATGAAACATAAGATGCAAACACTGATATCAGTGGTTGTTACAGCTGCTGCTGTGCTTTCGCTCGCTGCGTGTGGTAGTTCGAGTGCAGAAAGCAAAACTCTTAGTATTCTCGTAGAGGGCGGCGGCCCTGCAGAAAAAGTTGCTCGTAGTAACGCTGCAGAGTTCGAAAAAGAAACAGGCTACAAAATTAACATCGACACTTCTCCTTACTCGGGTTTGTACGATAAGTTGAAGGCAGAAACAGACTCAAGCAAGGCAACTCATGACTTAGCCGTCATTGACGTGTTGTGGTTCCCTGCTCTCGCTAAAGGTCTCTCATCGGTTGACGGTGTGCTTTCAAGCAGTGAAGAAAGTGATCTTATGCCACAGCTAAAAGAGGGTGGCACTATCGACGGGAAATTATTAGGAATACCGACTTGGACTAATGCCAAAATTCTTCTCTATAGAAAAGATCTCTTTGAAAATGAAGCTAATAAAACAGCTTTTAAAGAGCAATACGGCTATGATCTTAAAGTTCCAACGACTTGGGCAGAGTATCGGGATACAGCAAAATTCTTTACAAAAGACGATATGTATGGGACTGCCATCATCGGTCAGACGGGTGCTGATTCCGTAACAGGTTGGCTCGAATTTGCAACGCAAGCTGGCGCAAACAATCTGGTATTGGGTAAGGGTAACAAGCCCAACCTCGGTGATAAAGCATACTCACAAGCACTTGATTACATGCGCGATCTTGTTAAAGATGGGTCAATACCAGCTGACTACCTCTCATTGGGCACAAGCGAAATTTCAAATATGTTCAATCAAGGAAAAATTGCTATGCAGCTAACTTGGGCTCACTTCTACCTGTCTTCCGCAGAAGAACTAGGCGATAAGGTTGGCGCTGCACCAATGATTGCAGGATCAGCGGGGGTTGGGGCCATTCCTGGACCTTGGTATGAAGTAGTAATGAAGAATTCAAAAAAGCAGGATATTGCTAAGAAATACTTGGAGTTTATGTATGGGAAGAACGAAGGGTATATGGAGACACTTGGTGTTGCTGCGAGAAAGAGTGTTTTTGCAAAGTATGAAGACAATGCTAAATATGCTCATGTAAAAGCATTGGAAACAACACTAGCTGCGAAACAAACGCAGAATCGTCCTGCAACGAAAATGTGGACTGAAATAGAAACTGAAATTCTGTCTCCACTTGTTCAGAATTCGCTTAAGGGCGCGAATACAAAGGATGAATTGAGCAAAGCACAACAGTCGATAGAAGATTTGTTGGGTTAG
- a CDS encoding right-handed parallel beta-helix repeat-containing protein, giving the protein MVSENYYDITQWPIGNPHVDIGEVINSIIADVKNHQADVSSGEDGKPGAVIVIPPGDYHLRTQVLIDISYLTIRGSGHGFISSSIRFNTPDNELANFHDIWPGGSRIINNLDNSSLNNEASGAAFRVAREGSPRISSVEFSNFCIDGVHFTNNGQNALDPENSYLNAKTGIYIESAQDSFRIVGMGFVYLEHAITIYNADALSIHDNFIAECNNCIELRESGQASKITDNLIGAGYRGYSIYAQNFGGLLITSNNIFPRGASTIYFSGVARSSVTGNRFHSFYPGAIELSDGSSENLISSNHIYRAFEPWLPMKLYNNGKDDDYGLIRIHGSNNSIIANHISEIIDTENIHPIGIQPVIIRISSGGSNYVATNHIVAMTEHAQTQSDATSLPDNTDSCFSTQVEAVLSNRFAESIATINILIDSDSTHNIVLDSATENQAILDRKHNVFRAIPSFEE; this is encoded by the coding sequence ATGGTCTCAGAAAATTACTATGACATAACCCAATGGCCCATAGGAAACCCACACGTTGATATTGGAGAAGTAATCAACAGCATTATTGCAGATGTCAAGAATCACCAAGCAGACGTTTCATCCGGTGAAGACGGCAAACCTGGTGCAGTTATTGTTATACCCCCAGGAGACTATCATCTGAGGACCCAAGTGCTCATCGATATTAGCTACCTAACAATACGAGGTTCGGGGCACGGGTTTATTTCATCAAGCATACGATTCAATACTCCTGACAATGAGCTAGCAAATTTCCATGATATCTGGCCAGGAGGAAGTCGGATTATCAACAATCTAGATAATTCTTCATTAAACAACGAAGCATCAGGTGCTGCTTTCCGAGTTGCACGTGAAGGAAGCCCAAGAATTAGTTCAGTTGAATTCTCAAACTTTTGTATAGACGGCGTTCATTTCACTAATAACGGCCAAAATGCTCTTGATCCAGAAAACTCGTACCTCAATGCTAAAACAGGAATCTATATCGAGAGCGCTCAAGACTCTTTCCGTATCGTTGGTATGGGTTTTGTTTATCTTGAGCATGCGATCACAATCTACAATGCTGATGCACTCAGTATTCACGACAATTTCATAGCTGAATGCAATAACTGTATTGAATTACGAGAATCAGGACAAGCCTCAAAAATAACCGACAATCTCATCGGCGCTGGGTACCGAGGGTACTCTATATATGCACAGAACTTTGGGGGCCTATTAATCACTTCAAACAATATATTCCCTAGAGGAGCAAGCACCATCTATTTTAGTGGCGTTGCAAGATCATCCGTCACAGGAAATCGCTTCCACTCTTTTTACCCAGGAGCTATTGAACTCAGCGACGGAAGCTCAGAAAATCTTATCAGCTCAAATCATATCTACCGAGCCTTCGAACCTTGGCTCCCCATGAAGTTATATAACAACGGGAAAGATGATGATTATGGACTTATCCGAATACACGGCAGCAACAACTCCATCATTGCCAATCATATTTCAGAAATTATTGACACTGAAAATATCCATCCGATAGGAATCCAACCTGTAATCATTAGAATTTCATCAGGAGGCTCAAACTACGTTGCCACTAACCACATTGTTGCCATGACGGAACATGCTCAAACTCAGTCGGATGCCACGTCGCTGCCAGATAACACGGATTCCTGCTTCTCAACTCAAGTTGAAGCCGTTCTTTCGAACCGATTTGCCGAGAGTATTGCAACTATCAACATTTTGATAGATTCAGATTCCACACACAATATTGTTCTCGATAGTGCAACGGAAAACCAGGCCATCCTTGACAGAAAACACAACGTTTTTCGCGCAATACCCTCTTTTGAAGAATAG